A genomic region of Trifolium pratense cultivar HEN17-A07 linkage group LG3, ARS_RC_1.1, whole genome shotgun sequence contains the following coding sequences:
- the LOC123914387 gene encoding 40S ribosomal protein S2-4-like, with protein MAERGGGDRGGFGSGFGGRGDRGGRGGRGDRGRGGRRRAGGRRDEEEKWVPVTKLGRLVKEGKIRSLEQIYLHSLPIKEHQIIDTLVGPTLKDEVMKIMPVQKQTRAGQRTRFKAFVVVGDSNGHVGLGVKCSKEVATAIRGAIILAKLSVIPVRRGYWGNKIGKPHTVPCKVTGKCGSVTVRMVPAPRGSGIVAARVPKKVLQFAGIDDVFTSSRGSTKTLGNFVKATFDCLMKTYGFLTPEFWKETTFSKSPFQEYTDLLTAKPIGKVVITDEERGVEA; from the exons ATGGCTGAACGTGGTGGCGGAGATCGTGGCGGTTTCGGTAGCGGTTTCGGTGGTCGTGGTGATAGAGGTGGTCGCGGTGGTCGTGGTGACAGAGGTCGTGGTGGTCGTCGTAGAGCAGGTGGAAGACGCgatgaagaagagaaatggGTTCCAGTTACCAAACTCGGTCGTCTCGTGAAAGAAGGAAAGATCCGTAGCCTTGAACAGATCTACCTTCATTCACTCCCAATCAAGGAGCATCAAATCATCGATACTCTCGTTGGTCCAACTCTGAAAGACGAAGTGATGAAAATCATGCCGGTTCAGAAACAAACCAGAGCCGGTCAAAGAACCCGGTTCAAAGCTTTCGTTGTTGTTGGTGATAGCAACGGTCACGTTGGTCTCGGTGTTAAGTGTAGCAAAGAAGTAGCTACTGCTATTCGTGGTGCTATTATTTTGGCTAAGCTTTCTGTTATTCCTGTTAGGAGAGGCTATTGGGGTAATAAGATTGGAAAACCTCACACTGTTCCTTGTAAGGTTACTGGAAAGTGTGGTTCTGTTACTGTTCGTATGGTTCCTGCTCCTCGTGGTTCTGGAATTGTTGCTGCTAGGGTTCCTAAGAAGGTTTTGCAATTTGCTGGTATTGATGATGTTTTTACTTCCTCTAGGGGTTCCACCAAAACCCTTGGAAACTTCGTCAAG GCTACATTTGACTGTTTGATGAAAACCTACGGGTTTTTGACACCTGAATTCTGGAAGGAGACTACTTTCTCCAAATCTCCATTCCAAGAGTACACTGATTTGTTAACAGCTAAGCCAATTGGAAAGGTTGTGATCACTGATGAAGAAAGGGGGGTGGAGGCTTGA
- the LOC123918440 gene encoding microtubule-associated protein 70-2-like, giving the protein MDEFSGDMGMESTVVTPAPLTVSGSFKEGKNSSRRRTHSMRPSLDADEFMNLLHGSDPVKLELNRLENDVRDKDRELSEAQAEIKALKHSERLREKAVEELTEELSKVDGKLKFTENLLESKNLEIKKINDEKKASMAAQFAAEATLRRVHAAQKDDDMPPIEAILAPLEAELKLARQEIAKLQDDNKALDRLTKSKEAALLEAERTVQVALAKASMVDDLQNKNQELMKQIEICQEENKILDRMHRLKVAEVEKLTQTVRELEEAVLAGGAAANAVRDYQRKFQEMNEERKTLDRELARAKVTANRVATVVANEWKDANDKVMPVKQWLEERRFLQGEMQQLRDKLAIADRTAKYEAQLKEKYQLRLKVLQESMRETSNSINRGTSEGRCVGNGPSISNGPSRRQSLGGADNTSKLNSNGFLPKRTSSFQIRSSVSSSTLLKNAKGASKSFDGGSRSLERSKILLNGKPPSSSFNQSSERTKEKEENNNWKGSLDDKPNDFPLVDAEDSVPGVLYDFLQKEVLALRKAGHEKDQSLKDKDDAIEMLARKVDTLTKAMEVEAKKMRREVAVMEKEVAAMRTDKEQETKAKRFSNAKGPMNSAQQQLVSGRNMGRGGLTRSTQ; this is encoded by the exons ATGGATGAATTTTCCGGCGATATGGGAATGGAGTCGACGGTGGTGACGCCGGCGCCGTTGACGGTTTCTGGATCGTTTAAGGAAGGGAAGAACTCGTCACGAAGACGTACGCATTCGATGAGGCCTAGTTTGGATGCGGATGAGTTCATGAACTTGCTTCATGGTTCGGATCCAGTAAAATTGGAACTTAATCGACTTGAGAATGATGTTAGAG ATAAGGATAGAGAATTATCAGAAGCTCAAGCGGAGATCAAAGCTTTGAAACACTCTGAACGACTTAGAGAAAAAGCTGTTGAAGAG CTTACTGAAGAATTGTCAAAGGTTGACGGAAAGCTGAAGTTTACAGAAAATCTTCTAGAAAGCAAA AATCTTGAGATAAAGAAAATCAATGATGAAAAGAAAGCGTCGATGGCAGCTCAGTTTGCAGCTGAAGCTACTCTTCGAAGGGTCCATGCTGCTCAGAAGGATGATGACATGCCTCCTATCGAAGCCATTCTCGCCCCTTTAGAAGCTGAACTCAAGCTTGCTCGGCAAGAG ATTGCTAAACTTCAAGATGATAACAAAGCTTTGGATCGTCTTACGAAATCTAAAGAAGCAGCACTTCTTGAAGCTGAAAGGACTGTTCAGGTTGCCTTGGCTAAGGCCTCCATGGTGGATGATctccaaaataaaaatcaagagCTAATGAAACAGATTGAGATTTGCCAG gaagaaaacaaaattttggaCAGAATGCACAGACTGAAGGTGGCAGAGGTTGAAAAGCTCACCCAAACTGTGAGGGAACTAGAAGAGGCTGTCCTTGCAGGGGGTGCAGCTGCAAATGCTGTGAGAGATTATCAGCGAAAATTTCAAGAAATGAAT GAGGAAAGAAAAACTCTGGATCGGGAGTTGGCTCGTGCCAAGGTAACAGCAAACAGAGTAGCTACAGTAGTTGCTAATGAATGGAAAGATGCTAATGACAAAGTGATGCCTGTCAAACAATGGCTTGAAGAGCGACGATTCTTGCAG GGAGAGATGCAGCAACTTCGGGATAAGCTTGCTATAGCTGATCGCACTGCAAAGTATGAAGCACAGTTAAAA GAAAAATATCAATTACGGCTTAAAGTGCTACAAGAGAGTATGAGAGAAACTTCTAACAGTATTAATCGCGGCACTTCAGAGGGAAGATGTGTGGGCAATGGGCCTTCTATTAGCAATGGGCCTTCTCGACGACAATCTTTAGGTGGAGCTGATAACACATCCAAACTGAACTCTAATGGGTTTCTGCCTAAGAGAACATCATCCTTTCAAATAAGGTCCTCTGTGTCCTCCAGCACACTTTTGAAGAATGCTAAAGGCGCATCTAAGTCTTTTGATGGTGGCTCTAGGTCACTAGAAAGGAGTAAAATTCTTCTAAATGGAAAGCCTCCAAGTTCCTCGTTTAACCAGTCTTCTGAAAGAACTAAAGAGAAAGAGGAAAACAATAATTGGAAAGGAAGTTTGGATGATAAGCCAAATGATTTCCCATTAGTAGATGCAGAGGATAGTGTTCCAGGAGTTTTGTATGATTTCCTTCAGAAAGAGGTCCTAGCATTGAGGAAAGCTGGGCATGAAAAAGATCAAAGCCTAAAAGACAAGGACGACGCCATTGAg ATGCTAGCAAGGAAAGTGGATACATTGACCAAAGCTATGGAAGTTGAGGCGAAGAAGATGCGAAGGGAAGTAGCTGTCATGGAGAAGGAGGTAGCTGCAATGCGCACGGACAAAGAACAAGAGACAAAAGCCAAGCGTTTCAGCAATGCGAAGGGTCCTATGAACAGTGCTCAGCAACAGCTTGTTTCTGGGAG AAACATGGGACGGGGAGGATTAACACGCAGCACCCAGTGA
- the LOC123914376 gene encoding probable DNA double-strand break repair Rad50 ATPase gives MAANQNTCSETDSMKAFYASLESSKTTPLSHGFYVPTEKTKKAINILKELLSKKFPLLLHPGRSIVLKDTLKYLLNLPQNEGFCMTTKSELQKLLQCFEQWSVEYHNADGLSTTAKTELSNASEVMNDLESNVKEFHEMDKEEMCLSNKLVCLQERKRKLEEQIEIINIEIAKSTKEKDKVGKRKTELYQTGKELKSKRDDLMINVPRLKAEQVLANKTRDNIEAEWFKLQKQFIPLVARVASSSLPPQASHA, from the coding sequence ATGGCAGCAAATCAGAACACATGTAGTGAAACTGATAGTATGAAAGCATTTTATGCTTCCCTTGAATCATCAAAGACAACTCCCCTATCACATGGATTCTATGTGCCTACAGAAAAAACCAAGAAAGCAATTAATATTCTCAAAgaattattatcaaaaaaattccCTCTTTTGTTGCATCCAGGACGTTCTATAGTGCTGAAAGATACTCTCAAATACCTCCTCAACTTGCCACAAAATGAAGGATTTTGTATGACTACAAAATCTGAATTACAGAAACTGTTACAATGTTTTGAGCAATGGAGTGTGGAGTATCACAATGCTGATGGTCTTTCAACAACTGCAAAAACAGAACTATCAAATGCAAGTGAAGTGATGAATGATCTTGAATCTAATGTTAAAGAGTTCCATGAAATGGACAAGGAGGAAATGTGTTTATCCAATAAATTGGTTTGCTTGCAGGAAAGGAAGAGAAAGCTTGAAGAGCAAATcgaaataataaatattgagATTGCAAAATctacaaaagaaaaagacaagGTTGGCAAGAGAAAGACAGAATTGTATCAGACAGGAAAAGAATTGAAATCCAAAAGAGATGATTTGATGATCAATGTTCCAAGGTTGAAAGCTGAGCAAGTTTTAGCGAATAAAACACGAGATAATATTGAAGCAGAGTGGTTCAAGCTTCAAAAACAATTCATACCGCTTGTTGCTAGAGTTGCTAGTTCCTCCTTGCCACCACAGGCATCACATGCTTAG
- the LOC123914377 gene encoding E3 ubiquitin protein ligase RIE1: protein MSSPPNYAHAHTPLIRPRRVGRTPVLALLLGRRGPSVLVRETAARELEERRADWGYSKPVVLLDIAWNTAFVVVAAVMLGCTVDENPNTPIRLWICGYAVQCLVHVALVWLEYRRRNGVGGGRDEEAFDEDVNDSEDDDGDVEFRNSSRSGFAKRCASLNTMLSLVWWMVGFYWVVYGGDVLMQDAPQLYWLAVVFLAFDVFFAIFCVALACLIGIALCCCLPCIIGILYAVAGQEGASESDLSMLPKYRFQAVSNEETPDPRGGSMVPIENSSGANERVLSPEDAECCICISSYEDGAELHALPCNHHFHSTCIVKWLKMNATCPLCKYNILKGNEQV, encoded by the exons ATGTCATCACCACCGAATTATGCCCACGCGCATACACCGCTCATTCGCCCCCGTCGCGTGGGCCGCACGCCAGTCCTCGCGCTCCTTCTCGGACGCCGAGGTCCTTCCGTACTTGTCCGTGAAACAGCGGCGCGTGAGCTCGAGGAACGACGCGCTGATTGGGGTTACTCGAAGCCTGTAGTATTGCTTGACATCGCCTGGAACACGGCTTTCGTGGTGGTTGCGGCGGTTATGTTAGGTTGCACCGTTGACGAGAATCCTAACACGCCGATTCGGTTGTGGATCTGTGGTTACGCGGTGCAGTGTCTGGTTCACGTGGCGTTGGTGTGGTTGGAGTACAGGAGGAGGAACGGGGTTGGAGGAGGAAGGGACGAAGAAGCTTTTGATGAAGATGTCAATGATAGTgaggatgatgatggtgatgttgAATTTCGGAATTCTTCTCGCTCCGG ATTTGCAAAACGATGTGCGTCGTTGAATACCATGCTTTCATTGGTTTGGTGGATGGTGGGCTTTTACTGGGTTGTCTATGGTGGTGATGTTCTAATGCAAGACGCTCCACAGTTGTACTG GTTGGCCGTTGTCTTTCTGGCATTTGATGTATTCTTTGCCATCTTTTGTGTTGCTTTGGCATGCTTAATTGGCATTGCCCTCTGCTGTTGTTTACCCTGTATTATTGGCATTCTATATGCTGTTGCGGGACAG GAGGGTGCATCTGAATCAGATCTCAGTATGCTTCCAAAATACAGGTTTCAGGCAGTAAGCAATGAAGAAACACCTGATCCAAGAGGTGGATCAATGGTTCCCATTGAAAATAGCAGTGGTGCAAATGAACGAGTACTTTCACCTGAGGATGCG GAATGCTGTATATGCATCTCTTCCTATGAGGATGGAGCAGAACTTCATGCTCTTCCTTGTAACCACCATTTCCACTCCACATGCATAGTGAAATGGTTAAAGATGAATGCAACTTGTCCTCTTTGCAAATACAATATTCTTAAGGGAAATGAACAGGTGTGA